A region from the Plasmodium berghei ANKA genome assembly, chromosome: 9 genome encodes:
- a CDS encoding ubiquitin-related modifier 1, putative — MKVKIELKFLGGLESYLEDKSKNYVTMEIDSKEFNFENLIAFIRDNIIEKKFVFSDYDIVSGDEKLCKVLVDNKEYSNYNLKDKAKIKPGIIVLVNEYDWEILGTYSYQIKNDDKICFLSTLHGG; from the coding sequence ATGAAAGTCAAAATAGAATTAAAATTCCTAGGAGGGTTAGAAAGCTATTTAGAAGATAAATCTAAGAATTATGTTACAATGGAAATCGATTCAAAGGAgtttaattttgaaaatttaattgCTTTTATAAGAGATAAcataatagaaaaaaaatttgttttttcagATTATGATATAGTAAGTGGAGATGAGAAATTATGTAAAGTACTAGTTGATAACAAAGAATATtctaattataatttaaaagataaaGCCAAAATAAAACCAGGAATAATTGTTTTGGTTAACGAATATGATTGGGAAATTTTGGGAACATATTCTTACCAAATTAAAAACgatgataaaatatgtttctTATCAACATTACATGGTGGTTAA